From a region of the Buchnera aphidicola (Floraphis choui) genome:
- the minC gene encoding septum site-determining protein MinC → MKILPLELKESIFKILVLHLQTDSTELICQELRKKIQMSPKFFKNLPILVNIQNSFNIKSWNNIKKLIISFNFYIIGVSGCYSDTFKNEIIQSGLPILSEEKSLIHHIKKYRLSSSYYTDLNKSVKTKIVNFPVRSGQKIYAVNSDLIIINNVNSGAEIIADGNIHVYGHMRGRVLAGAKGDTTCQIFCMNFFSELVSIAGEYLLSNHFSSDFIGHSVRIYIMNKKLNILKLN, encoded by the coding sequence ATGAAAATTTTACCGCTAGAATTAAAAGAAAGTATTTTTAAAATATTAGTTCTTCATTTGCAAACTGATTCAACTGAATTAATATGCCAAGAACTAAGAAAGAAAATTCAAATGTCTCCTAAATTTTTTAAAAACTTACCAATATTAGTTAATATACAAAATTCTTTCAATATAAAGAGTTGGAATAATATAAAAAAGTTAATTATCTCATTTAATTTTTATATTATAGGAGTTAGTGGTTGTTATAGTGATACTTTTAAAAATGAAATTATTCAATCTGGATTACCTATTTTATCAGAAGAAAAAAGTTTAATTCATCATATTAAAAAATATCGATTGAGTAGTAGTTACTATACTGATTTAAATAAAAGTGTAAAAACTAAAATTGTTAATTTTCCTGTTAGATCTGGCCAAAAAATTTATGCAGTTAACTCTGATTTAATTATTATCAATAATGTTAATTCAGGAGCAGAAATAATAGCAGATGGTAATATTCATGTTTATGGGCATATGAGAGGAAGAGTATTAGCTGGAGCTAAAGGAGATACTACGTGTCAAATATTTTGTATGAATTTTTTTTCGGAGTTAGTGTCTATTGCAGGAGAATATTTGTTGAGTAATCACTTCTCTTCAGATTTTATAGGACATAGTGTTAGAATTTATATAATGAATAAAAAATTAAATATTTTAAAACTTAATTAA
- the flgA gene encoding flagellar basal body P-ring formation chaperone FlgA: MKIYLFLSLLFFTIFPIRASTLPENLIKFLKKQNPIYSNSMNIILYNYIPSKQWKTCFSPKFVLLNSKKLLGLTNIKVICGKINKFIQVKISIKGKYVRAARNINKGEKLTNKDVFVEYGYLDKISSNIYSSKQQVLNLISLKAIKKNELITNVLLRPMWLIETNQKVLIIIKDSKFTIISEGRAINNAYMNQQVKVKLDNGKIILGIANNKRYIVITNK, from the coding sequence TTGAAAATATATTTATTTTTAAGCTTATTATTTTTTACTATATTTCCAATTCGAGCTAGCACCTTACCAGAAAATCTTATTAAATTTTTAAAAAAACAAAATCCTATTTATTCTAATAGTATGAATATAATTTTATATAATTATATTCCTTCGAAACAGTGGAAAACTTGTTTTTCTCCTAAATTTGTTTTATTAAATTCTAAAAAATTATTAGGATTAACAAATATTAAAGTAATTTGTGGTAAAATAAATAAATTTATTCAAGTAAAAATTAGCATTAAAGGAAAATATGTAAGAGCTGCTAGAAATATTAATAAAGGGGAAAAATTAACTAACAAAGATGTTTTTGTCGAATATGGGTATTTAGATAAAATATCATCTAACATATATTCAAGTAAACAACAAGTTTTAAATTTAATTAGTTTAAAAGCGATTAAAAAAAACGAGTTGATAACTAATGTTTTATTACGTCCTATGTGGTTAATTGAAACGAATCAAAAAGTATTAATAATTATTAAAGATTCAAAATTTACAATTATTTCAGAAGGTCGTGCTATTAATAATGCGTATATGAATCAACAGGTAAAGGTGAAACTAGATAATGGGAAAATAATATTAGGAATAGCAAACAATAAACGATACATTGTAATTACTAACAAATAA
- the minD gene encoding septum site-determining protein MinD: MTRIIVVTSGKGGVGKTTSSAALATGFAQRGKKTIVIDFDIGLRNLDLIMGCERRVVYDFINVINGDANLNQALIKDKRTDNLFILPASQTKDKNSLTKLGINNIFQELIEMSFDIIICDSPAGIESGAVLAIYFADEAIITTNPEISSIRDSDRMLGIIASKSKRSKNKCNPIKEHLLLTRYNPTRVKCGEMLSTQDVLDILRIPLIGVIPEDSSVLKASNQGESIILHTKSNAGKAYCDTVNRLLGKNVPFRFIKEEKKSFLKRLFGR, encoded by the coding sequence ATGACGCGCATTATTGTAGTAACATCAGGTAAAGGAGGCGTAGGAAAAACAACTTCTAGTGCAGCATTAGCTACAGGTTTTGCACAAAGAGGAAAAAAAACAATAGTAATTGATTTTGATATAGGATTAAGAAATTTAGATTTAATAATGGGATGTGAGCGTAGAGTAGTATACGATTTTATAAATGTAATTAATGGGGATGCAAATTTAAATCAAGCATTGATTAAAGATAAGAGAACAGACAATTTATTTATTCTTCCAGCATCTCAAACTAAAGATAAAAATTCACTCACTAAATTAGGTATTAATAATATTTTTCAAGAATTAATTGAAATGAGTTTTGATATTATTATTTGTGATTCTCCAGCTGGGATAGAATCTGGGGCTGTTTTAGCAATATATTTTGCAGATGAAGCAATTATTACTACTAATCCTGAAATTTCTTCTATAAGAGATTCTGATCGTATGTTAGGTATTATTGCATCTAAGTCAAAACGTTCAAAAAATAAATGTAATCCTATAAAAGAACATTTATTATTGACTCGTTATAATCCAACTAGAGTAAAATGTGGAGAAATGCTGAGTACACAGGATGTTTTGGATATCTTAAGAATACCATTAATTGGAGTAATTCCTGAAGATTCTTCCGTTTTAAAAGCATCTAATCAAGGAGAATCTATAATTTTACATACGAAATCTAATGCTGGGAAAGCTTATTGTGACACTGTCAATCGTTTGTTAGGTAAAAATGTTCCTTTTCGATTTATTAAAGAAGAAAAAAAAAGTTTTTTAAAACGATTATTTGGGAGATAA
- a CDS encoding TerC family protein, with protein MELFLDPSIWAGLLTLVILEVVLGIDNLIFIAILSEKLPPCKQDKARLIGLCLALIMRLSLLSLMSWMVTLTTTIISNKYFSCSGRDLILLVGGFFLLFKATIELHERLDNNIRQDDSHKNYAGFWTVVIQIVVLDAVFSLDSIITAVGIVNNLPIMMTAVIIAMALMLLASKLLIRFINSHQTVVVLCLSFLLMIGFSLVSEALGFVIPKGYLYAAISFSIIIELFNQIARRNFIRHQSRRPMRQRAAEAILRLMIRDQFKNSNDTVPLTSNTEKKNLCISSSNSEEFKEEEKYMINSVLTLAARSIRSIMTPRSEISWVNVEQPIPKIRTQLLDTPHSLFPICKGKLDEVIGVARAKELLVEIENKKDIIKFSSTTPPIIIPDTIDPLNLIGILRCSKGSLVIVTNEFGVVQGLITPLDVLEAIAGEFPDADETPDIIIEKDSWLVKGGTDLHSLQQCLNTTNLIQEEDSYASLAGLLISQKGQLPLPGEIIYIPPLKFYIVEATQYRINLVRITKDNTSSHNT; from the coding sequence ATGGAACTTTTTTTAGATCCGTCGATCTGGGCAGGTCTATTAACACTTGTTATACTAGAAGTAGTATTAGGTATCGACAATTTAATATTTATAGCTATATTATCAGAGAAGTTACCACCATGTAAACAAGATAAAGCTCGTTTAATTGGACTATGCTTAGCTCTCATAATGAGATTAAGCCTACTTTCATTAATGTCATGGATGGTTACCTTAACAACAACGATAATTAGTAATAAATATTTTTCTTGTTCAGGACGTGATTTAATATTATTAGTTGGTGGATTTTTTTTATTATTTAAAGCAACTATAGAATTACACGAAAGATTAGATAATAATATACGTCAAGATGACAGCCATAAAAATTATGCCGGTTTTTGGACCGTAGTTATCCAAATTGTTGTTTTAGATGCTGTTTTTTCTTTAGATTCTATTATCACAGCAGTAGGAATAGTAAACAATTTACCGATTATGATGACTGCAGTAATTATTGCTATGGCTCTAATGTTATTAGCTTCTAAATTATTAATAAGATTTATTAATTCACATCAGACAGTAGTTGTTTTATGCTTAAGTTTTCTATTAATGATTGGATTTAGTTTAGTATCAGAAGCATTAGGATTTGTTATACCAAAAGGATATTTATATGCAGCAATTAGTTTTTCTATTATTATAGAGTTATTTAATCAAATAGCGCGTAGAAATTTTATTCGACATCAATCTCGTAGACCTATGAGACAAAGAGCTGCAGAAGCTATATTAAGACTAATGATTAGAGATCAATTTAAAAATTCTAATGATACAGTACCTTTAACCAGTAATACAGAAAAAAAGAACTTATGTATTTCTTCTTCAAATTCCGAAGAATTTAAAGAAGAAGAAAAATATATGATTAATAGTGTGTTAACGTTAGCTGCTCGATCTATTCGAAGTATTATGACACCCAGAAGTGAAATTTCTTGGGTTAATGTAGAACAACCAATTCCTAAAATTCGTACTCAACTATTAGACACTCCTCATAGTTTGTTTCCTATTTGTAAAGGTAAATTAGACGAAGTAATAGGAGTAGCACGAGCTAAGGAATTATTAGTAGAAATAGAAAATAAAAAAGATATAATAAAATTTTCTTCTACTACCCCTCCAATAATTATACCAGATACTATTGATCCATTAAACTTAATAGGAATATTAAGGTGTTCTAAAGGAAGTTTAGTGATTGTTACTAATGAATTTGGAGTAGTACAAGGTTTAATTACTCCATTAGATGTACTTGAAGCTATTGCTGGTGAATTTCCAGATGCAGATGAAACACCTGACATTATCATTGAAAAGGATAGTTGGTTGGTAAAAGGTGGCACAGACCTACATTCTTTGCAGCAATGTTTAAATACAACAAATTTAATTCAAGAAGAAGATAGCTATGCTTCATTAGCTGGATTATTAATTTCTCAAAAAGGACAGCTACCTCTTCCAGGAGAAATTATTTATATTCCCCCTTTAAAATTTTATATTGTAGAAGCAACGCAATATCGCATTAATTTAGTTCGAATTACCAAAGATAACACTTCAAGTCATAATACATAA
- the flgB gene encoding flagellar basal body rod protein FlgB: MLNKLDKEFYLNTCSLNLHAYRQELLASNIANSNTPNYRSLDIDFPKILNTLIKENTNQPKYKLTVTSKNHISVSKNRNKNNYDRIVSKNYIVNNDTVNIDSEKINFIKNSLLYQMDIILINNKFKNLMNVLKG; encoded by the coding sequence ATGTTAAATAAACTAGATAAAGAATTTTACTTGAATACATGCTCATTGAATTTACATGCGTACCGACAAGAGTTATTAGCTTCAAACATTGCAAATAGTAATACTCCGAATTATCGATCATTAGATATTGATTTTCCAAAAATATTGAATACACTAATAAAAGAAAATACTAATCAACCTAAATATAAATTAACAGTAACTTCTAAAAATCATATTTCTGTTTCAAAAAATAGAAATAAAAACAACTATGATAGAATCGTATCAAAAAATTATATTGTTAATAATGATACAGTAAATATAGATTCTGAAAAAATAAATTTTATAAAAAATAGTTTGTTATACCAAATGGATATTATTTTAATTAATAATAAATTTAAAAATCTTATGAACGTATTGAAAGGATAA
- the minE gene encoding cell division topological specificity factor MinE, translating into MALLDFFLSRKKNTANIAKERLQIIVAERRRKDHEPNYLPELKQEILRVICKYVKVDPKMISVQLDHKEKDISILELNVTIPE; encoded by the coding sequence ATGGCTTTGTTAGATTTTTTTTTATCTCGAAAAAAAAATACTGCTAATATAGCAAAAGAAAGATTACAAATTATTGTTGCTGAACGTAGAAGAAAAGATCATGAACCCAATTATTTACCTGAATTAAAACAAGAAATTTTACGAGTAATCTGTAAATATGTTAAAGTAGATCCTAAGATGATTTCAGTTCAATTAGATCATAAAGAAAAAGACATTTCCATACTAGAACTAAATGTTACTATTCCTGAATAA
- the flgC gene encoding flagellar basal body rod protein FlgC translates to MSLLKIFDIAGSAMVAQSQKMQMHASNLANTDSLINKNGKLYPYIAKKAILKYDNLDDTELGGGVKIKEIINDTTPLKSIYDPQSPISDSNGFAKISNVNVITETISAISASRNYQANLEILNTAKSMIMKTLSMGQ, encoded by the coding sequence ATGTCTTTACTAAAAATATTTGATATAGCTGGATCAGCAATGGTTGCACAATCTCAAAAAATGCAGATGCATGCGAGTAATTTAGCTAATACAGACAGTTTAATTAACAAAAATGGAAAGTTATATCCTTATATAGCAAAAAAGGCAATATTAAAATATGATAATTTAGATGATACTGAACTAGGAGGAGGAGTAAAAATAAAAGAGATAATAAATGATACAACCCCATTAAAGTCAATATATGATCCGCAAAGTCCCATCTCAGACTCCAATGGATTTGCTAAAATTTCAAATGTTAATGTTATTACTGAAACTATTAGCGCTATTTCAGCATCTAGAAATTATCAAGCTAACTTAGAGATATTAAATACGGCAAAATCAATGATTATGAAAACATTATCAATGGGACAATAA
- the rsmC gene encoding 16S rRNA (guanine(1207)-N(2))-methyltransferase RsmC, with the protein MFISGNIYSQLYLNMFNSNIEICTQKFDHWLNLKKTKHKIKFLLLEEKKSITNSDTVLYFWPNNKIEAIFHLHRICSLLPINSHIFLVGGKNSGINTVKNLLKQWMRLEKIDFAKHCLLFVGVIILKPNFQFNYFINNTTWNAMNIKTVPGVFSYGKIDIGSQLLTSTFTSSIKGNVLDIGCGSGILSVSLAKCSKKVQLTLVDTNIAALKSSELTLKYNNIKGDIFPSNIYSNVNNKFNLIISNPPIHNNSKTNLYYINEIVKNSIQYLKPKGEIRIVINSSISCHKIFKRTFLEYNILKENFNFKVYQAYKKYKK; encoded by the coding sequence ATTTTTATATCAGGCAATATATATAGTCAATTATATTTAAATATGTTTAATAGTAATATAGAAATATGCACTCAAAAATTTGATCATTGGTTAAATTTAAAAAAAACAAAACATAAAATAAAATTCTTATTATTAGAAGAAAAAAAATCTATTACAAATTCTGATACTGTATTATATTTTTGGCCAAATAACAAGATTGAAGCTATATTTCATTTACATCGTATTTGTTCATTACTTCCTATAAATAGTCATATTTTTTTAGTTGGGGGAAAAAATAGTGGAATTAATACTGTAAAAAATTTATTGAAACAATGGATGCGATTAGAAAAAATAGATTTTGCAAAACATTGTCTTCTTTTTGTTGGAGTAATAATTTTAAAACCTAATTTTCAATTTAACTATTTTATAAATAATACAACATGGAATGCAATGAATATTAAAACTGTTCCAGGAGTATTTAGTTATGGCAAAATCGACATAGGTTCTCAGTTATTGACATCAACTTTTACATCATCAATCAAAGGAAACGTACTTGATATAGGATGCGGTTCAGGAATTTTATCAGTATCACTAGCTAAATGCTCAAAAAAAGTACAACTAACATTAGTAGATACAAACATAGCAGCACTAAAATCTAGTGAATTAACTTTAAAATATAATAATATTAAAGGAGACATATTTCCTAGTAACATTTATTCAAATGTTAATAACAAATTTAATTTGATTATATCTAATCCTCCTATTCATAATAATTCAAAAACCAATTTGTACTATATAAATGAAATAGTAAAAAATTCGATACAATATTTAAAACCAAAAGGTGAAATAAGAATAGTAATCAACTCTAGTATATCATGTCATAAAATTTTTAAACGAACTTTTTTAGAATATAATATTTTAAAAGAAAATTTTAATTTTAAAGTTTATCAAGCGTATAAAAAATATAAAAAATGA
- the tsaB gene encoding tRNA (adenosine(37)-N6)-threonylcarbamoyltransferase complex dimerization subunit type 1 TsaB codes for MNKTILAFDSSFSNCSVSLLYKNNVYSKKKICSKNQTKYILPMIKKILEVNTIKLHEIDIITISKGPGNFIGIRTTIAIAQGIALGLNIPIVSFPAALIMAEQAWKIFDKKKILVIFKIDDSRIYLMQYIKNQQQYWTKKKSKTILTLKEVINKLYILRTPWVIVGNCLELFSKNIYKNLIFTNITTPQSEFIISLYLSHKCYRRCNFSKKIFPIYFQKEVY; via the coding sequence ATGAATAAAACTATTTTAGCGTTTGATTCTTCGTTTTCTAATTGTTCTGTTTCTTTATTATATAAAAATAATGTCTATAGTAAAAAAAAAATATGCAGTAAAAACCAAACTAAATATATCTTACCTATGATAAAAAAAATATTAGAAGTCAACACCATAAAATTACATGAAATAGATATTATTACTATTTCTAAAGGTCCAGGAAATTTCATAGGAATAAGAACAACTATTGCAATAGCTCAAGGTATAGCACTAGGATTAAATATACCAATTGTTTCATTTCCTGCTGCATTAATCATGGCGGAACAAGCTTGGAAAATATTCGATAAAAAAAAAATATTAGTTATTTTTAAAATAGATGATAGCAGAATATATTTAATGCAATACATTAAAAATCAACAACAATATTGGACAAAAAAAAAATCAAAAACAATACTTACTCTTAAAGAAGTTATAAACAAGCTTTATATTTTAAGAACGCCGTGGGTAATAGTCGGGAATTGTTTAGAGTTATTTTCAAAAAATATTTATAAAAATTTAATATTTACCAATATTACTACTCCACAATCAGAGTTTATTATCTCTCTGTATTTATCACATAAGTGTTATCGAAGATGTAATTTCTCTAAAAAAATATTTCCAATATACTTTCAAAAAGAAGTATATTAA
- the murJ gene encoding murein biosynthesis integral membrane protein MurJ, whose protein sequence is MNILKSLISLSTVTFCSRILGFIRDALIAYTFGASGLTDSFFLAFKIPNLFRRIFAEGFFYQVFIPILSKYKYCYNIKFVKEFISNILGFMIIFLSIFTIFGMFFSSEIISIIAPGLYKNSYEFNLTSQLLKIIFPYIFFISLGSFIGSILNTWNYFFIPSCSSILLNINIIFFILFLSSHFETSIFSLAWAIVLGGIIQLIYQIPFLKKIDMLVLPTFNMKNVKLKITLKKMIVIILGVSTNQISVIINTISASFLVTGAISWIYYADRLIEFISGMFGVSLGTLLLPLLSNNIIGNNKKENSKLLDWALRIGCLIAIPSSISLAILSKVIIIVLFQYGNFSIFDVIMTKDILIFYSIGLIPLILIKILLSKFYSNDDLLSPTIISVFILIITQLMNIIFLPYLKQNSFALSISIAAWINFILLFLVLLNKKYFFPNPGWLVFLGKIFISIIVMIYVLNFNLSIFFNWSSKTILSKFFQLILICFISGCSYLITLFILGLRLKNFSLIIFKSSKL, encoded by the coding sequence GTGAATATATTAAAATCATTAATATCACTAAGTACTGTAACTTTTTGTTCTAGAATATTAGGATTTATACGAGATGCATTGATTGCATATACATTTGGAGCTTCAGGACTGACGGATTCTTTTTTTTTAGCTTTCAAAATTCCAAATTTATTTCGTAGAATTTTTGCAGAAGGGTTTTTTTATCAAGTATTTATTCCTATTTTATCAAAATATAAATATTGTTATAACATTAAGTTTGTAAAAGAGTTTATTTCTAATATATTGGGATTTATGATTATTTTTTTAAGCATTTTTACAATTTTTGGAATGTTTTTCTCATCAGAAATTATTTCAATAATTGCTCCTGGACTATATAAGAATTCATATGAATTTAATTTAACATCGCAATTACTAAAAATAATTTTTCCCTATATATTTTTTATTTCTTTAGGATCATTTATTGGATCTATTCTTAATACTTGGAACTATTTTTTTATACCTTCTTGTTCTTCTATTTTATTAAATATAAATATAATATTTTTTATATTATTTTTATCTTCACATTTTGAAACATCTATTTTTTCTTTGGCTTGGGCAATCGTATTAGGTGGGATAATTCAATTGATTTATCAAATTCCATTTTTAAAAAAAATTGATATGTTAGTATTACCGACATTTAATATGAAAAATGTCAAATTAAAAATAACTTTAAAAAAAATGATTGTCATTATTTTAGGGGTTTCTACTAATCAAATTTCAGTAATTATAAATACTATTTCTGCATCATTTTTAGTTACTGGAGCTATATCGTGGATATATTATGCTGATAGATTAATAGAATTTATTTCCGGTATGTTCGGAGTATCTTTAGGAACTCTTCTTTTACCTTTATTATCAAATAACATAATTGGTAATAATAAAAAAGAAAATTCTAAATTGTTGGATTGGGCACTTCGAATTGGATGTTTAATCGCTATCCCTAGTTCAATATCTTTAGCTATTTTGTCAAAGGTAATAATAATTGTATTATTTCAATATGGAAATTTTTCTATTTTTGACGTTATTATGACTAAAGATATATTAATTTTTTATTCCATTGGGTTAATTCCATTAATTTTAATAAAAATTTTATTATCTAAGTTTTATTCAAATGATGATCTGTTGAGTCCTACAATAATTTCTGTTTTTATTTTAATAATAACACAGTTAATGAATATTATTTTTTTACCATATTTAAAACAAAATAGCTTTGCATTATCAATTAGTATTGCAGCTTGGATAAATTTTATTTTATTATTTTTAGTTTTATTGAATAAAAAATATTTTTTTCCTAATCCTGGATGGTTAGTGTTTTTAGGAAAAATTTTTATTTCTATAATAGTTATGATATATGTTTTGAATTTTAATTTAAGTATTTTTTTTAATTGGAGCTCGAAAACAATACTTTCTAAATTTTTTCAATTAATATTAATCTGTTTTATATCTGGGTGTAGTTATTTAATAACACTCTTTATTTTAGGTTTACGTTTGAAAAATTTTTCATTAATTATATTTAAAAGTAGTAAACTTTAA
- the htpX gene encoding protease HtpX, with product MMRIILFLITNLAVVCVFGFILSITGIKSESMHGLLIMSIMFGFSGSIISLLMSKWIALRSINGYVIHQPNSDTENWLINTIRFQSEKIGICMPEVAIYHASDINAFATGARRNSALIAVSTGLLENMNKDEAEAVLAHEITHIANGDMITMTLLQGIINTFVIFASRIVAKIVSSILSGEKTEDSHYNGNPWIYIILSTILELTFGIFASIITMWFSRNREFYADAGSAKLVGKHKMIAALEKLKLSYEPQESSSMIAFCINGRSNNFLNLFMSHPSLERRINALYNQEYIQ from the coding sequence ATGATGCGTATAATTCTTTTTTTAATAACTAATTTAGCTGTTGTGTGTGTTTTCGGTTTTATTTTAAGTATTACAGGAATTAAATCTGAAAGTATGCATGGATTGCTGATTATGTCTATAATGTTTGGATTTAGTGGTTCTATAATATCATTATTAATGTCAAAATGGATTGCGTTACGTTCTATAAATGGATATGTAATACATCAACCTAATAGTGATACTGAAAATTGGCTAATAAATACTATTCGATTTCAATCTGAAAAAATCGGAATTTGTATGCCAGAAGTCGCAATATATCATGCTTCTGATATAAATGCGTTTGCTACAGGAGCAAGACGTAATTCTGCACTAATTGCAGTTTCTACTGGTTTATTAGAAAATATGAACAAAGATGAAGCTGAAGCTGTATTAGCTCACGAAATTACTCATATAGCTAATGGCGATATGATTACGATGACTTTACTACAAGGAATAATTAACACTTTTGTGATTTTTGCTTCTAGAATCGTTGCTAAAATAGTATCGAGTATATTATCAGGAGAAAAAACTGAAGATAGTCATTACAATGGAAATCCATGGATATATATAATTCTTTCCACTATTTTAGAGCTAACTTTTGGAATTTTTGCTAGTATAATAACTATGTGGTTTTCTAGAAATCGTGAATTTTATGCTGATGCTGGATCTGCAAAACTAGTCGGAAAACATAAAATGATTGCAGCGTTAGAAAAACTAAAGTTAAGTTATGAACCTCAAGAATCTAGTAGTATGATAGCATTTTGTATTAACGGAAGATCAAATAACTTTTTAAATTTATTTATGTCTCATCCATCGTTAGAAAGAAGAATTAATGCTTTATATAACCAGGAGTATATACAATAA
- the pyrC gene encoding dihydroorotase — MNKFTIKKPDDWHVHFRSGVILKKIVKYTSNFYQRAMIMPNLVPPITTIESGKNYKKEILHTLEKNSTFQPLIVCYLTEHTKPDDIEYAFLNKIFFAAKLYPQSSTHNSKCGIKTIKSITSVLERMQKIDMPLLIHGEIVDNNIDIFDREKVFIDRVLIKLNRDFPKLRIVLEHISTKEAVDYITSINSNVGATITPHHLMFNRNDILSNGIRPHLYCLPILKNKKHQNALKKVISNGHKKFFLGTDSAPHYCFKKENYCGLAGIFNSISSLPIYAEIFEKMNALKHFESFCSKNGALFYSLPENKNTITFIRRSWKIPNKILIGKNAIIPLLAGKIVKWTIKNTKVIC, encoded by the coding sequence TTGAATAAATTTACCATAAAAAAACCTGATGATTGGCATGTACACTTTAGAAGTGGTGTCATTTTAAAAAAAATAGTAAAATATACAAGTAATTTCTATCAAAGAGCTATGATTATGCCTAATCTAGTTCCTCCCATTACTACTATAGAATCAGGAAAAAATTATAAAAAAGAGATTCTTCATACATTAGAAAAAAATTCAACTTTTCAACCATTAATTGTTTGTTATTTAACTGAACATACTAAACCTGATGATATTGAATATGCTTTTCTAAATAAAATTTTTTTTGCTGCTAAACTCTATCCTCAAAGTAGCACACATAATTCTAAATGCGGAATTAAAACAATTAAATCTATTACTTCTGTTTTAGAACGTATGCAAAAAATAGATATGCCATTATTAATTCATGGAGAAATAGTAGATAACAATATTGATATATTTGATAGAGAGAAAGTTTTCATTGATAGAGTATTAATTAAACTTAATCGAGATTTTCCAAAACTAAGGATTGTTTTAGAACATATTAGCACTAAAGAAGCTGTTGATTACATAACATCTATTAACAGTAATGTAGGGGCTACAATTACACCTCATCATTTAATGTTCAATAGAAATGATATATTATCGAATGGAATTCGACCGCATTTATATTGTTTACCAATTTTAAAAAATAAAAAACATCAAAATGCTCTTAAAAAAGTAATATCTAATGGACATAAAAAGTTTTTTTTAGGAACTGATAGCGCACCTCATTATTGTTTCAAAAAAGAAAATTATTGTGGATTAGCTGGAATATTTAATTCAATTTCGTCATTACCAATATATGCAGAAATATTTGAAAAAATGAATGCTTTAAAACACTTTGAGTCTTTTTGTTCAAAAAATGGGGCTCTTTTTTATTCACTTCCTGAAAACAAAAATACTATTACATTTATACGAAGGAGTTGGAAAATTCCTAATAAAATTTTAATTGGAAAAAATGCTATTATTCCTTTATTAGCGGGAAAGATAGTAAAATGGACCATAAAAAATACAAAAGTTATTTGTTAG